A genomic segment from Methanoplanus limicola DSM 2279 encodes:
- a CDS encoding deoxyhypusine synthase, with the protein MKRATSVSPSGSVAGLIEGMSKTGFQGRKLGESLNVWKRMIDDPDCIIFLGLSGAMIPAGMQKCLIELVKNRYIDGIVSTGANMFHDTCEHLGVRHYMGHHNADDCELFSRGIDRIYDVFAYDDEFRGIESEIASFIEGVSPFNASSRLLMEKMGTWLGEKNPSGESVLNECAKAGIPVFIPALCDSSVGIAVLMARRKGTDVSVDQIADVDEITTVIENSVHTGVIYVGGGVPKNFIQQTHVIAGIHERDTDGHQYAIQYTTDAPHWGGLSGCTFEEAISWGKEAPDSYRVQCFADATIALPLIVSALTERKLIRARIPDMKSFFE; encoded by the coding sequence ATGAAAAGAGCAACATCAGTATCACCGTCCGGGAGTGTTGCCGGACTTATTGAAGGGATGAGTAAAACCGGTTTTCAGGGCAGAAAACTCGGTGAATCCCTTAATGTCTGGAAAAGAATGATAGATGATCCCGACTGCATAATCTTTCTCGGACTCTCAGGTGCAATGATCCCTGCGGGGATGCAGAAATGCCTCATAGAACTCGTGAAAAACCGTTATATTGACGGAATTGTTTCAACAGGGGCGAATATGTTTCATGACACCTGTGAGCATCTGGGTGTGCGCCACTATATGGGTCATCACAATGCTGACGACTGTGAACTCTTTTCAAGAGGTATTGACCGCATTTATGATGTCTTTGCATATGATGATGAATTCCGTGGTATTGAGTCTGAAATAGCTTCTTTTATTGAGGGTGTCTCCCCGTTCAATGCCTCTTCACGCCTCCTTATGGAAAAAATGGGCACGTGGCTTGGTGAGAAGAACCCCTCCGGAGAGTCAGTGCTGAACGAATGCGCAAAAGCCGGCATTCCGGTATTTATTCCTGCTCTATGTGATTCATCGGTTGGGATTGCCGTGCTTATGGCAAGAAGAAAAGGTACAGATGTATCGGTTGATCAGATCGCTGATGTTGATGAGATAACCACAGTCATAGAAAATTCTGTTCACACCGGAGTGATATATGTCGGCGGAGGCGTCCCTAAAAATTTCATTCAGCAGACTCATGTTATTGCAGGAATACATGAGAGGGATACTGACGGTCACCAGTACGCCATCCAGTACACAACAGATGCGCCACACTGGGGCGGACTTTCGGGCTGCACATTTGAAGAGGCCATCAGCTGGGGCAAGGAGGCGCCGGACTCATACCGTGTCCAGTGTTTTGCAGATGCCACAATCGCGCTCCCGCTCATTGTTTCGGCACTGACTGAGAGAAAACTTATCCGGGCCAGGATTCCGGATATGAAATCCTTCTTTGAATAA